A single Ziziphus jujuba cultivar Dongzao chromosome 11, ASM3175591v1 DNA region contains:
- the LOC107403751 gene encoding target of rapamycin complex subunit LST8-1 isoform X2, with protein sequence MSQPLVILATASYDHTIRFWEAKSGRCYRTIQYPDSQVNRLEITPDKRYLAAAGNPHIRLFDVNSNSPQPVMTYDSHTNNVMAVGFQCDGNWMYSGSEDGTVKIWDLRAPGCQREYESRAAVNTVVLHPNQMELISGDQNGNIRVWDLTANSCSCELVPEVDTAVRSLTVMWDGSLVVAANNRGICYVWRLLRGTQTMTNFEPLHKLQAHKGYILKCLLSPEFCEPHRYLATASSDHTVKIWNVDGFTLEKTLRGHERWVWDCVFSVDGAYLITASSDTTARLWSMANGEVIRVYQGHHKAAICCALHDGADPSST encoded by the exons ATGAGCCAACCTTTAGTGATACTTGCTACGGCCAGCTATGATCACACTATTCGGTTTTGGGAGGCCAAAAGTGGTCGCTGCTACCGTACCATCCAATACCCTGATTCG CAAGTTAATAGGCTTGAGATAACCCCGGATAAACGCTATTTGGCTGCAGCGGGGAATCCGCATATTCGACTATTTGATGTTAATTCAAATAGCCCTCAACCG GTGATGACCTATGATTCACATACTAATAATGTCATGGCGGTTGGGTTTCAATGCGATGGCAATTGGATGTATTCAGGTTCCGAAGATGGCACTGTAAAGATTTGGGATTTGAG agcTCCAGGTTGCCAAAGGGAATATGAAAGCCGTGCAGCCGTTAACACTGTTGTGTTGCATCCAAATCAG ATGGAGCTGATATCTGGGGACCAAAACGGGAACATTCGAGTGTGGGATTTGACAGCAAATTCATGCAGCTGTGAATTG GTGCCAGAGGTAGATACAGCTGTAAGGTCTCTAACAGTCATGTGGGATGGAAGCTTGGTAGTTGCAGCAAATAATCGTGGGATATGCTATGTTTGGCGCTTGTTGCGTGGCACCCAG ACCATGACAAATTTTGAACCACTTCATAAGCTGCAAGCGCACAAGGGATACATCCTTAAATGTCTTCTTTCACCTGAGTTCTGTGAACCCCACAG GTATCTGGCTACTGCATCTTCTGACCACACTGTCAAAATTTGGAACGTAGATGGTTTCACTTTGGAGAAGACTCTAAGAG GACATGAACGGTGGGTATGGGACTGTGTTTTCTCTGTGGATGGTGCCTATCTCATAACAG CGTCCTCTGATACAACAGCAAGGCTTTGGTCCATGGCAAATGGTGAAGTTATCAGGGTGTATCAAGGACATCACAAGGCAGCCATTTGCTGTGCCCTCCACGATGGAGCTGACCCATCTTCCACATAG
- the LOC107403751 gene encoding target of rapamycin complex subunit LST8-1 isoform X1, translating into MSQPLVILATASYDHTIRFWEAKSGRCYRTIQYPDSQVNRLEITPDKRYLAAAGNPHIRLFDVNSNSPQPIRNSFLSNAWQVMTYDSHTNNVMAVGFQCDGNWMYSGSEDGTVKIWDLRAPGCQREYESRAAVNTVVLHPNQMELISGDQNGNIRVWDLTANSCSCELVPEVDTAVRSLTVMWDGSLVVAANNRGICYVWRLLRGTQTMTNFEPLHKLQAHKGYILKCLLSPEFCEPHRYLATASSDHTVKIWNVDGFTLEKTLRGHERWVWDCVFSVDGAYLITASSDTTARLWSMANGEVIRVYQGHHKAAICCALHDGADPSST; encoded by the exons ATGAGCCAACCTTTAGTGATACTTGCTACGGCCAGCTATGATCACACTATTCGGTTTTGGGAGGCCAAAAGTGGTCGCTGCTACCGTACCATCCAATACCCTGATTCG CAAGTTAATAGGCTTGAGATAACCCCGGATAAACGCTATTTGGCTGCAGCGGGGAATCCGCATATTCGACTATTTGATGTTAATTCAAATAGCCCTCAACCG ATAAGAAATTCGTTTCTTTCTAACGCATGGCAGGTGATGACCTATGATTCACATACTAATAATGTCATGGCGGTTGGGTTTCAATGCGATGGCAATTGGATGTATTCAGGTTCCGAAGATGGCACTGTAAAGATTTGGGATTTGAG agcTCCAGGTTGCCAAAGGGAATATGAAAGCCGTGCAGCCGTTAACACTGTTGTGTTGCATCCAAATCAG ATGGAGCTGATATCTGGGGACCAAAACGGGAACATTCGAGTGTGGGATTTGACAGCAAATTCATGCAGCTGTGAATTG GTGCCAGAGGTAGATACAGCTGTAAGGTCTCTAACAGTCATGTGGGATGGAAGCTTGGTAGTTGCAGCAAATAATCGTGGGATATGCTATGTTTGGCGCTTGTTGCGTGGCACCCAG ACCATGACAAATTTTGAACCACTTCATAAGCTGCAAGCGCACAAGGGATACATCCTTAAATGTCTTCTTTCACCTGAGTTCTGTGAACCCCACAG GTATCTGGCTACTGCATCTTCTGACCACACTGTCAAAATTTGGAACGTAGATGGTTTCACTTTGGAGAAGACTCTAAGAG GACATGAACGGTGGGTATGGGACTGTGTTTTCTCTGTGGATGGTGCCTATCTCATAACAG CGTCCTCTGATACAACAGCAAGGCTTTGGTCCATGGCAAATGGTGAAGTTATCAGGGTGTATCAAGGACATCACAAGGCAGCCATTTGCTGTGCCCTCCACGATGGAGCTGACCCATCTTCCACATAG
- the LOC107403747 gene encoding uncharacterized protein LOC107403747, which produces MLATETPSRNGVHPEESHRCRSSVTGSCSDLSQPRYSDDQPCRSPSGSTAKGSHFPGDIKGVSELQRLSLASSEVDLENGVSAFKVGVEKRERDCRICHLGLEVEDGGRDSGVPMELGCSCKGDLGAAHKQCAETWFKIKGDTTCEICGVTALNITDEQTNVANGGGATTITPSAAPAAPVILVETVWHGRRIMNFLFACMVFAFVISWLFHFKVL; this is translated from the exons ATGTTGGCTACTGAGACTCCTTCCCGTAATGGCGTACACCCTGAAGAGAGCCACCGTTGTCGCTCTTCTGTCACTGGATCATGCAGTGACTTGTCACAACCCCGGTACTCCGACGACCAGCCTTGTCGCTCGCCCTCCGGCTCCACTGCAAAAGGGTCTCATTTTCCTGGCGACATTAAGGGTGTGTCAGAACTTCAAAGGCTCTCGCTTGCTTCTTCAGAGGTGGATTTGGAAAATGGGGTTTCAGCGTTTAAGGTGGGTGTAGAAAAGCGTGAAAGAGACTGCAGAATTTGTCACTTGGGTTTGGAGGTAGAGGATGGTGGGAGAGACAGTGGGGTTCCAATGGAATTGGGTTGCTCATGTAAAGGTGATTTAGGGGCTGCTCATAAGCAATGTGCTGAGACTTGGTTCAAGATCAAGGGTGATAC aaccTGTGAGATATGTGGTGTCACCGCACTCAACATTACAGATGAGCAGACAAACGTGGCAAATGGCGGTGGTGCCACCACCATTACCCCATCAGCAGCACCAGCAGCACCTGTGATTCTGGTGGAGACCGTCTGGCATGGCCGCCGCATAATGAATTTCCTGTTTGCTTGCATGGTCTTTGCCTTTGTCATTTCTTGGCTTTTTCACTTCAAAGTACTCTAA
- the LOC107403749 gene encoding DNA-directed RNA polymerase I subunit 1, with translation MAHSEVATESVEAVQFGFMTDEDVRKHSFVKVTSPILLNDVERPIPGGLYDPAMGPLHDDAYCISCGQRSYFCPGHCGHIDLVSPVYNPLLFDNLYDLLQRTCFSCYHFRAGRKQVEKCISQLELIMRGDVVGAKELDSDSPSQFSYAKDDDGRMCHSAESKQQVWTSLHFTEVMSVLKKILKPNSAKRDSVKQNPFKQKNKLKTTKCMNCSAKNPKISRPTFGWLHKSMSGAHIRANVISGSNIEGPFADGHQEASVSDEEIINDSPPWDNDVDKDNSDAFRALSPGSQSSVKKNHKTKGSKVPNKYFKQKKSSTGPLLPSEVKEILRLLWENEAQLCSLICNIRHQGFGKKASYTMFFLENVLVPPIKFRPPAKGGDSVMEHPQTVLLTKVLQSNIDLGNAHINNSGYAKIVSRWMALQQSINVMFNSKSAAGRKEMATGICQLLEKKEGLFRQKMMGKRVNYACRSVISPDPYLAVNEIGIPPYFALRLTYPERVTPWNVGKLRDAIINGSEIHPGATHYVDKLSTVRLLARKSRISVSRKLPSSRGGLVQHGKFCDYESEGKFVYRHLQDGDIVLVNRQPTLHKPSIMAHVVRVLKGEKTIRMHYANCSTYNADFDGDEMNVHFPQDEISRAEAYNIVNANNQYVKPTSGEPIRALIQDHIVSAVLLSKKDTFLGWEEFNQLLYSSGVSAIGSKSLSRKFGHKVFMSSSEDEVFPLLPAIMKPEPLWTGKQVITALLNHITKGFLPFSVEKDTKVPRDFFNDKTEDNKSNGENEAGNARSKKVNKRRAQKEADKDRMKMKGEPDEDKLFIYKNNLVRGVIDKAQFGEYGLVHTVQELYGSNTAGNLLSALSRLFTVYLQMHGFTCGVDDLLLVEVKDRERKKLLDKCDEIGEEVHCQFVKLKTNEKLDPMILQFNIEKTIRSNGEAALASLDRKMISQLNDRTSKSEELKGLLSKGLYKPPAKNCISLMTTSGAKGGAVNFQQISSHLGQQELEGKRVPRMVSGKTLPCFPPWDWTSRSGGLVIDRFLSGLHPQEYYFHCMAGREGLVDTAVKTSRSGYLQRCLIKNLECLKVCYDYTVRDSDGSIIQFCYGEDGVDVHQTSFIANIEAFAANKETIYKKCHHQIDKSNAYIKNLPPALIKKTEKFVQKLSMKQDHDLLNREGLLRLMEHKYLSSLAQPGEPVGVLAAQSVGEPSTQMTLNTFHLAGRGEMNVTLGIPRLQEILMTASEKIKTPFMTCPLHEGISEEDAKRLADKLKKITVADIIDRMKVSVKPFALHHDKVCRIYKLEMKLHKPEHYPKYADGSSEDWEETLSTVFVRQLEDDIEKHVKLLSKIKGIKDFMADPKSKDSNEMEEDFSKNESHHEEDGDDDGEHGEGTDEDLGLDAQKRKQQATDEVDYEDDANREIDEGNMSAGSDSENDESVNDETDNLGAKEERHHINHGEGIEDLRLDAQRQKQQATDKMDYEDGCKEKVGDGKMLFGYDSENYETDNPSTKEDTAERQYEDGNLSELPQKKTMSNAGEEKRTKTKLKPNEKDRRIFVAAKGFHFEIHFKFINEPHILLAQIAQEAAQKVYIQSSGNVNHCQQITCKENQVIYYGRNPKDREEISAKEREKIPALQTAGVDFFTFWKLQDALDVRYIYSNDIHAMLNTYGIEAARETIIREVMNVFKSYGISVNIRHLSLIADFMTHTGKFRSMNRLGGISDSISPLSRMCFETATKFIREAAYHGEMDDLETPSSRICLGLPVKVGTGSFDLMQKVEV, from the exons ATGGCTCATAGCGAG GTTGCGACGGAGTCGGTAGAGGCGGTTCAGTTTGGGTTTATGACAGACGAAGACGTTCGTAAGCATAGTTTTGTAAAGGTTACGAGCCCAATTTTGTTGAACGATGTGGAGCGACCCATACCTGGTGGACTCTATGATCCAGCGATGGGTCCTTTACATGACGACGCATA TTGCATTTCTTGTGGCCAACGCTCATATTTCTGCCCTGGACATTGTGGTCATATTGATCTTGTTTCACCTGTCTATAATCCCTTGTTATTTGATAACCTTTATGACCTTCTACAAAGAACTTGTTTTTCCTGCTATCATTTTCGGGCAGGTCGAAAACAG GTTGAGAAGTGTATTTCTCAATTGGAACTCATCATGAGAGGTGATGTTGTTGGGGCAAAAGAGCTAGATTCTGACTCACCTAGTCAATTCTCATATGCAAAGGATGATGATGGAAGGATGTGCCACAGTGCCGAGTCTAAGCAGCAAGTGTGGACCTCTCTCCATTTTACTGAAGTAATGtctgttttgaaaaaaattctgaAACCAAATTCTGCAAAAAGAGATTCTGTGAAACAGAATCCTTTCAAACAGAAGAATAAACTGAAGACCACGAAATGCATGAATTGCAGTGCTAAAAATCCTAAGATTAGCAGACCTACTTTCGGATGGTTACATAAG AGTATGTCAGGTGCCCACATTAGAGCAAATGTTATTAGTGGGTCCAACATAGAAGGGCCTTTTGCTGATGGACATCAAGAGGCATCGGTGTCTGACGAAGAAATTATTAATGATTCACCTCCCTGGGATAATGATGTTGACAAAGATAATTCAGATGCATTTAGAGCTCTCTCTCCTGGAAGTCAATCTTCTGTgaagaaaaatcataaaacaaaaggCAGCAAAGTGCCTAATAAgtattttaagcaaaaaaaatccTCTACAGGACCTTTGTTGCCATCAGAG GTCAAAGAAATTTTGAGGCTTCTGTGGGAAAATGAGGCTCAACTTTGCTCGCTTATTTGTAATATCCGGCATCAGGGATTTGGGAAGAAAGCAAGTTATACAATGTTTTTCTTGGAGAATGTTCTTGTACCTCCAATCAAATTTCGTCCACCAGCCAAGGGTGGTGATTCT GTGATGGAGCATCCTCAAACTGTTTTATTAACTAAGGTATTGCAGTCAAATATTGATCTTGGAAATGCTCATATAAACAACTCAGGATATGCAAAGATAGTAAGCCGGTGGATGGCTCTCCAACAGTCTATCAATGTGATGTTTAATAGCAAAAGTGCTGCAG GTCGAAAAGAGATGGCTACAGGGATATGTCAGTTGCTGGAGAAGAAGGAGGGACTGTTTCGCCAGAAGATGATGGGAAAGAGAGTTAATTATGCATGTCGATCTGTCATATCACCGGATCCCTATTTGGCTGTCAATGAAATTGGAATTCCTCCATACTTTGCATTAAGATTAACATATCCTGAG agGGTGACTCCATGGAATGTTGGGAAGTTGAGGGATGCTATCATTAATGGTTCTGAAATCCATCCTGGAGCCACACACTATGTTGATAAGTTATCTACTGTTAGATTATTAGCTCGGAAATCACGCATTTCAGTGTCAAGAAAATTACCCTCTTCTAGAGGGGGTTTAGTGCAACATGGGAAGTTTTGTGATTATGAATCTGAAGGAAAATTTGTGTACCGCCACTTGCAAGATGGAGATATTGTGCTTGTCAACCGACAA cCTACACTTCACAAACCCAGTATAATGGCACATGTAGTTCGCGTGTTGAAGGGAGAGAAAACAATTCGCATGCATTATGCAAATTGCAG TACATATAATGCTGATTTTGACGGTGATGAAATGAATGTACATTTTCCGCAAGATGAAATTTCTCGTGCAGAAGCATACAACATAGTAAATGCAAATAATCAATATGTCAAGCCTACCAGTGGTGAACCCATTAGAGCCTTAATTCag gaTCACATTGTCAGTGCTGTCCTTCTTTCAAAAAAGGATACCTTTTTAGGATGGGAGGAGTTTAATCAACTTCTTTATAGTTCTGGTGTTTCTGCCATTGGATCAAAGTCTCTCTCCAGGAAATTTGGGCATAAAGTTTTCATGTCAAGTTCCGAAGATGAGGTCTTCCCCCTTCTGCCTGCAATTATGAAACCTGAGCCTCTTTGGACAGGGAAGCAG GTTATTACTGCATTGTTAAATCATATCACAAagggttttcttccattttctgttGAAAAAGATACAAAAGTTCCTCGAGACTTTTTCAATGATAAAACAGAGGATAATAAATCAAATGGAGAAAATGAAGCTGGTAATGCTAGATCAAAGAAAGTGAACAAGCGAAGAGCACAAAAGGAAGCTGATAAGGATAGAATGAAGATGAAGGGGGAGCCAGATGAGGacaagttatttatatataaaaataatttggttCGTGGTGTGATTGACAAGGCTCAGTTTGGTGAATATGGTTTGGTCCACACTGTTCAGGAGCTCTATGGCTCAAATACAGCAGGGAATTTGCTCTCTGCACTGAGTCGTTTATTTACTGTTTATTTGCAG ATGCATGGATTCACATGTGGAGTCGATGATCTTTTACTGGTGGAAGTGAAAGACAGAGAAAGGAAGAAACTGCTTGATAAATGTGATGAGATTGGTGAAGAAGTTCATTGTCAGTTTGTTAAGCTGAAAACTAATGAAAAATTAG ATCCCATGATCCTGCagtttaatattgaaaaaactATTCGCAGTAATGGAGAAGCTGCCTTGGCATCCCTGGATCGAAAAATGATTAGTCAACTAAATGATAGAACAAGCAAGTCTGAGGAACTCAAAGGATTGTTGTCTAAAGGGCTATATAAGCCCCCTGCTAAAAATTGTATCTCTCTTATGACTACATCTGGAGCTAAAGGTGGTGCA GTCAATTTCCAACAAATATCTTCACATTTGGGCCAGCAAGAGCTAGAAGGAAAGCGAGTCCCACGGATGGTTTCTGGCAAAACATTGCCCTGCTTTCCTCCATGGGATTGGACTTCTCGATCAGGAGGCCTTGTAATTGATCGCTTTCTTTCTGGTCTTCATCCCCAGGAGTATTATTTCCATTGCATGGCTGGCCGTGAAGG GTTGGTTGATACAGCTGTCAAAACGTCTCGAAGTGGATATCTACAAAGATGCCTAATAAAAAATCTTGAATGCCTTAAAGTTTGCTACGATTACACTGTTCGTGATTCTGATGGTTCCATCATTCAGTTTTGTTATGGAGAAGATGGTGTGGATGTCCATCAGACAAGCTTTATAGCAAACATCGAAGCATTTGCTGCT AATAAGGAAACGATCTACAAGAAATGTCATCATCAAATTGATAAATCCAATGCTTACATTAAGAATTTGCCTCCTGCTCTTATTAAGAAGACAGAGAAATTCGTGCAGAAATTGTCCATGAAGCAAGATCATGACTTATTGAATCGAGAGGGGTTGTTAAGATTAATGGAGCATAAATATCTCTCTAGTCTTGCCCAGCCAGGAGAGCCAGTCGGTGTTCTTGCTGCTCAGTCTGTAGGAGAGCCATCTACACAGATGAC GTTAAATACTTTTCATCTAGCTGGTAGAGGTGAGATGAATGTGACCCTTGGAATTCCACGCCTCCAAGAGATCTTGATGACTGCTTCTGAGAAAATTAAAACTCCATTTATGACATGTCCATTGCATGAGGGGATATCAGA GGAAGATGCCAAGCGTCTTGCGgataaattgaagaaaataactGTGGCAGACATAATAGATAGAATGAAAGTCAGTGTCAAGCCATTTGCCCTTCATCATGATAAGGTTTGCCGTATTTATAAGCTTGAAATGAAGCTTCACAAACCTGAGCATTATCCAAAATATGCTGATGGTTCATCAGAAGATTGGGAGGAAACACTTAGTACTGTATTTGTTAGGCAGTTGGAGGATGACATagaaaaacatgtaaaattgcTCTCCAAAATTAAAGGCATTAAAGATTTCATGGCTGACCCAAAGTCCAAGGATTCAAATGAAATGGAGGAAGATTTTTCTAAAAATGAATCTCATCATGAGgaagatggtgatgatgatggtgaacATGGTGAAGGGACTGACGAGGATCTTGGTTTAGATGCACAAAAACGAAAGCAGCAAGCTACAGACGAAGTGGACTATGAAGATGATGCTAACAGGGAGATAGATGAAGGGAACATGTCAGCTGGATCTGACAGTGAAAATGATGAGTCAGTGAATGATGAGACTGATAATCTGGGTGCTAAAGAGGAAAGACATCATATTAACCATGGTGAAGGGATTGAGGATCTTCGTCTAGATGCACAAAGGCAAAAGCAGCAAGCTACAGACAAGATGGACTATGAAGATGGTTGTAAAGAGAAGGTGGGTGATGGGAAAATGTTGTTTGGATATGACAGTGAAAATTATGAGACTGATAATCCGAGCACTAAAGAGGATACAGCTGAAAGGCAATATGAAGATGGTAATCTCTCTGAATTACCCCAAAAGAAGACCATGTCAAATGCTGGAGAAGAGAAGAGGACCAAAACTAAACTAAAGCCAAACGAGAAAGACCGAAGAATTTTTGTGGCAGCTAAGGGGTTTCACTTTGAGAtccatttcaaatttattaatgaACCACATATTTTACTGGCTCAG ATTGCTCAGGAGGCAGCCCAGAAGGTTTACATCCAAAGCTCTGGGAACGTTAATCACTGTCAACAAATTACTTGCAAGGAAAATCAAGTTATTTACTATGGAAGAAATCCAAAAGATAGGGAGGAAATATCAgccaaagaaagagaaaagattcCAGCATTACAGACCGCGGGAGTAGATTTCTTTACATTTTGGAAATTGCAAGATGCTCTTGACGTAAGGTATATATATTCTAATGACATCCATGCTATGCTGAATACTTATGGAATAGAGGCTGCCAGAGAAACCATCATTAGAGAGGTTATGAATGTTTTCAAGTCCTATGGTATATCTGTCAACATACGCCACCTATCCCTTATTGCCGACTTTATGACTCATACTGGTAAGTTTCGTTCAATGAACAGACTTGGAGGCATAAGCGATTCTATTTCTCCTTTAAGTAGAATGTGTTTTGAGACAGCTACTAAATTCATTAGGGAAGCAGCATATCATGGTGAGATGGATGATTTGGAAACCCCATCTTCTAGGATATGTCTTGGATTGCCAGTTAAAGTGGGTACTGGTTCATTTGATTTGATGCAGAAAGTGGAAGTTTGA